Proteins encoded by one window of Streptomyces sp. NBC_01571:
- a CDS encoding His/Gly/Thr/Pro-type tRNA ligase C-terminal domain-containing protein has product MWLSDRPDWWLCAPGLPPLHPHTAELHGAAEDMGCGRCDEGRYHTVRAVEVAHVFELGTQYSAPMNLNVPDPYSARRPVHMACSGIGITRCLQTLADLHRDRHGLRWKPGTGPADLHLIVLRADLPEMRQRTDQAVSQLQHHGIRLLVDDRHEAAGEKFAYAQLIGTPRAVVLSPQQTDGRVEVIDRWTGRHDTTPLDRIPAPEDCR; this is encoded by the coding sequence GTGTGGCTGTCCGATCGACCGGACTGGTGGCTCTGCGCACCGGGCCTGCCACCGCTGCACCCGCACACCGCCGAACTGCACGGCGCCGCCGAGGACATGGGGTGCGGCCGCTGCGACGAAGGCCGCTACCACACGGTCCGGGCGGTCGAAGTCGCCCACGTCTTCGAACTCGGCACCCAGTACTCCGCCCCGATGAACCTCAACGTCCCCGACCCGTACAGCGCCCGCCGCCCCGTGCACATGGCGTGCTCCGGCATCGGCATCACCCGTTGCCTCCAGACCCTCGCCGACCTCCACCGCGACCGCCACGGACTGCGCTGGAAGCCGGGAACCGGCCCGGCCGACCTCCACCTCATCGTCCTGCGCGCCGACCTGCCGGAGATGCGCCAACGCACCGACCAGGCCGTCAGTCAGCTCCAGCACCACGGCATCCGCCTCCTCGTCGACGACCGGCACGAAGCGGCCGGCGAGAAGTTCGCCTACGCCCAGCTCATCGGAACCCCCCGCGCCGTCGTCCTCTCCCCGCAGCAGACAGACGGCCGCGTCGAAGTCATCGACCGCTGGACCGGCCGCCACGACACGACACCGCTGGACCGCATACCCGCCCCCGAGGACTGCCGGTAG